A section of the Mastomys coucha isolate ucsf_1 unplaced genomic scaffold, UCSF_Mcou_1 pScaffold15, whole genome shotgun sequence genome encodes:
- the Spo11 gene encoding meiotic recombination protein SPO11 isoform X1, giving the protein MAFAPMGPDPSFFDAVDRHRASLLAMVKGGAGGTLAGATHVASSSEILTSIENIIQDIIKSLARNEVPAFTIDNRSSWGNIMFEDSVGLQMKPQCTTRKIKSDSPKSVKKFALIMKILSMIYKLIQSNTYATKRDIYYTDSQLFGNQAAVDSIIDDISCMLKVPRRSLHVLSTSKGLIAGNLRYMEEDGTQVQCTCSATATAVPSNIQGMQNLITDAKFLLIVEKDATFQRLLDDNFCSRMSPCIMVTGKGIPDLNTRLLVKKLWDTFHIPVFTLVDADPYGIEIMCIYKYGSMSMSFEAHSLTIPTVRWLGLLPSDIKRLNIPKDSLIPLTKHDQMKLDSILRRPYITYQPFWKKEMEMMADSKMKAEIQALTLLSSDYLSRVYLPNKLRFGGWI; this is encoded by the exons ATGGCGTTCGCGCCTATGGGGCCCGACCCCTCGTTCTTCGACGCCGTGGATCGGCACAGGGCTTCCCTGTTGGCCATGGTGAAGGGAGGCGCAGGGGGGACCCTTGCCGGGGCCACCCACGTGGCCTCTAG TTCTGAGATTCTTACAtctatagaaaatattatccaaGACATAATCAAAAGCTTGGCAAGAAATGAAGTGCCTGCCTTCACAATAGACAACAGATCGAGCTGGGGAAACATAAT GTTTGAAGATTCTGTCGGCCTTCAGATGAAACCTCAGTGTACcacaagaaaaatcaaaagcGATTCACCAAAATCAGTTAAAAAATTTG CTCTAATTATGAAAATATTGTCCATGATTTATAAATTAATACAGAGCAACACTTATGCAACCAAGAG AGACATATACTACACTGACAGCCAGCTCTTTGGGAACCAGGCTGCGGTAGACAGCATTATCGATGACATTTCCTGTATGCTGAAAGTACCCAGGAGGAGTCTGCATGTG TTATCTACATCCAAGGGATTGATTGCTGGCAACCTGAGATACATGGAAGAAGATGGTACCCAAGTCCAGTGCACCTGTAGTGCCACG GCTACTGCTGTGCCGTCTAACATTCAAGGAATGCAAA ATCTGATCACAGATGCGAAGTTTCTGTTAATAGTTGAGAAAGATGCAACATTTCAGCGGCTCCTGGACGACAACTTCTGCAGCAGGATGTCCCCGTGCATCATGGTTACG GGAAAGGGCATTCCAGATCTGAACACGAGGCTCTTGGTAAAGAAGCTGTGGGACACCTTTCATATTCCTGTCTTCACACTGGTAGATGCTGATCCCTACG GCATCGAGATAATGTGCATCTATAAGTATGGATCCATG TCCATGTCTTTTGAAGCCCACAGTCTCACTATCCCAACAGTCAGATGGCTTGGTCTCCTCCCTTCGGATATTAAAAG GTTAAATATACCTAAGGATAGTTTGATCCCACTGACAAAACATGACCAGATGAAGCTGGACAGTATCCTGAGGAGGCCTTACATTACCTACCAGCCCTTCTGGAAAAAGGAG ATGGAAATGATGGCAGACTCTAAGATGAAGGCAGAGATCCAAGCCTTGACCCTCCTGTCGTCAGACTATCTGTCCAGAGTGTACCTACCCAACAAGCTGAGGTTTGGAGGATGGATATAG
- the Spo11 gene encoding meiotic recombination protein SPO11 isoform X2 has translation MAFAPMGPDPSFFDAVDRHRASLLAMVKGGAGGTLAGATHVASRFEDSVGLQMKPQCTTRKIKSDSPKSVKKFALIMKILSMIYKLIQSNTYATKRDIYYTDSQLFGNQAAVDSIIDDISCMLKVPRRSLHVLSTSKGLIAGNLRYMEEDGTQVQCTCSATATAVPSNIQGMQNLITDAKFLLIVEKDATFQRLLDDNFCSRMSPCIMVTGKGIPDLNTRLLVKKLWDTFHIPVFTLVDADPYGIEIMCIYKYGSMSMSFEAHSLTIPTVRWLGLLPSDIKRLNIPKDSLIPLTKHDQMKLDSILRRPYITYQPFWKKEMEMMADSKMKAEIQALTLLSSDYLSRVYLPNKLRFGGWI, from the exons ATGGCGTTCGCGCCTATGGGGCCCGACCCCTCGTTCTTCGACGCCGTGGATCGGCACAGGGCTTCCCTGTTGGCCATGGTGAAGGGAGGCGCAGGGGGGACCCTTGCCGGGGCCACCCACGTGGCCTCTAG GTTTGAAGATTCTGTCGGCCTTCAGATGAAACCTCAGTGTACcacaagaaaaatcaaaagcGATTCACCAAAATCAGTTAAAAAATTTG CTCTAATTATGAAAATATTGTCCATGATTTATAAATTAATACAGAGCAACACTTATGCAACCAAGAG AGACATATACTACACTGACAGCCAGCTCTTTGGGAACCAGGCTGCGGTAGACAGCATTATCGATGACATTTCCTGTATGCTGAAAGTACCCAGGAGGAGTCTGCATGTG TTATCTACATCCAAGGGATTGATTGCTGGCAACCTGAGATACATGGAAGAAGATGGTACCCAAGTCCAGTGCACCTGTAGTGCCACG GCTACTGCTGTGCCGTCTAACATTCAAGGAATGCAAA ATCTGATCACAGATGCGAAGTTTCTGTTAATAGTTGAGAAAGATGCAACATTTCAGCGGCTCCTGGACGACAACTTCTGCAGCAGGATGTCCCCGTGCATCATGGTTACG GGAAAGGGCATTCCAGATCTGAACACGAGGCTCTTGGTAAAGAAGCTGTGGGACACCTTTCATATTCCTGTCTTCACACTGGTAGATGCTGATCCCTACG GCATCGAGATAATGTGCATCTATAAGTATGGATCCATG TCCATGTCTTTTGAAGCCCACAGTCTCACTATCCCAACAGTCAGATGGCTTGGTCTCCTCCCTTCGGATATTAAAAG GTTAAATATACCTAAGGATAGTTTGATCCCACTGACAAAACATGACCAGATGAAGCTGGACAGTATCCTGAGGAGGCCTTACATTACCTACCAGCCCTTCTGGAAAAAGGAG ATGGAAATGATGGCAGACTCTAAGATGAAGGCAGAGATCCAAGCCTTGACCCTCCTGTCGTCAGACTATCTGTCCAGAGTGTACCTACCCAACAAGCTGAGGTTTGGAGGATGGATATAG
- the Spo11 gene encoding meiotic recombination protein SPO11 isoform X3, with the protein MAFAPMGPDPSFFDAVDRHRASLLAMVKGGAGGTLAGATHVASSSEILTSIENIIQDIIKSLARNEVPAFTIDNRSSWGNIMFEDSVGLQMKPQCTTRKIKSDSPKSVKKFALIMKILSMIYKLIQSNTYATKRDIYYTDSQLFGNQAAVDSIIDDISCMLKVPRRSLHVLSTSKGLIAGNLRYMEEDGTQVQCTCSATGKGIPDLNTRLLVKKLWDTFHIPVFTLVDADPYGIEIMCIYKYGSMSMSFEAHSLTIPTVRWLGLLPSDIKRLNIPKDSLIPLTKHDQMKLDSILRRPYITYQPFWKKEMEMMADSKMKAEIQALTLLSSDYLSRVYLPNKLRFGGWI; encoded by the exons ATGGCGTTCGCGCCTATGGGGCCCGACCCCTCGTTCTTCGACGCCGTGGATCGGCACAGGGCTTCCCTGTTGGCCATGGTGAAGGGAGGCGCAGGGGGGACCCTTGCCGGGGCCACCCACGTGGCCTCTAG TTCTGAGATTCTTACAtctatagaaaatattatccaaGACATAATCAAAAGCTTGGCAAGAAATGAAGTGCCTGCCTTCACAATAGACAACAGATCGAGCTGGGGAAACATAAT GTTTGAAGATTCTGTCGGCCTTCAGATGAAACCTCAGTGTACcacaagaaaaatcaaaagcGATTCACCAAAATCAGTTAAAAAATTTG CTCTAATTATGAAAATATTGTCCATGATTTATAAATTAATACAGAGCAACACTTATGCAACCAAGAG AGACATATACTACACTGACAGCCAGCTCTTTGGGAACCAGGCTGCGGTAGACAGCATTATCGATGACATTTCCTGTATGCTGAAAGTACCCAGGAGGAGTCTGCATGTG TTATCTACATCCAAGGGATTGATTGCTGGCAACCTGAGATACATGGAAGAAGATGGTACCCAAGTCCAGTGCACCTGTAGTGCCACG GGAAAGGGCATTCCAGATCTGAACACGAGGCTCTTGGTAAAGAAGCTGTGGGACACCTTTCATATTCCTGTCTTCACACTGGTAGATGCTGATCCCTACG GCATCGAGATAATGTGCATCTATAAGTATGGATCCATG TCCATGTCTTTTGAAGCCCACAGTCTCACTATCCCAACAGTCAGATGGCTTGGTCTCCTCCCTTCGGATATTAAAAG GTTAAATATACCTAAGGATAGTTTGATCCCACTGACAAAACATGACCAGATGAAGCTGGACAGTATCCTGAGGAGGCCTTACATTACCTACCAGCCCTTCTGGAAAAAGGAG ATGGAAATGATGGCAGACTCTAAGATGAAGGCAGAGATCCAAGCCTTGACCCTCCTGTCGTCAGACTATCTGTCCAGAGTGTACCTACCCAACAAGCTGAGGTTTGGAGGATGGATATAG
- the Spo11 gene encoding meiotic recombination protein SPO11 isoform X4, translating to MFEDSVGLQMKPQCTTRKIKSDSPKSVKKFALIMKILSMIYKLIQSNTYATKRDIYYTDSQLFGNQAAVDSIIDDISCMLKVPRRSLHVLSTSKGLIAGNLRYMEEDGTQVQCTCSATATAVPSNIQGMQNLITDAKFLLIVEKDATFQRLLDDNFCSRMSPCIMVTGKGIPDLNTRLLVKKLWDTFHIPVFTLVDADPYGIEIMCIYKYGSMSMSFEAHSLTIPTVRWLGLLPSDIKRLNIPKDSLIPLTKHDQMKLDSILRRPYITYQPFWKKEMEMMADSKMKAEIQALTLLSSDYLSRVYLPNKLRFGGWI from the exons AT GTTTGAAGATTCTGTCGGCCTTCAGATGAAACCTCAGTGTACcacaagaaaaatcaaaagcGATTCACCAAAATCAGTTAAAAAATTTG CTCTAATTATGAAAATATTGTCCATGATTTATAAATTAATACAGAGCAACACTTATGCAACCAAGAG AGACATATACTACACTGACAGCCAGCTCTTTGGGAACCAGGCTGCGGTAGACAGCATTATCGATGACATTTCCTGTATGCTGAAAGTACCCAGGAGGAGTCTGCATGTG TTATCTACATCCAAGGGATTGATTGCTGGCAACCTGAGATACATGGAAGAAGATGGTACCCAAGTCCAGTGCACCTGTAGTGCCACG GCTACTGCTGTGCCGTCTAACATTCAAGGAATGCAAA ATCTGATCACAGATGCGAAGTTTCTGTTAATAGTTGAGAAAGATGCAACATTTCAGCGGCTCCTGGACGACAACTTCTGCAGCAGGATGTCCCCGTGCATCATGGTTACG GGAAAGGGCATTCCAGATCTGAACACGAGGCTCTTGGTAAAGAAGCTGTGGGACACCTTTCATATTCCTGTCTTCACACTGGTAGATGCTGATCCCTACG GCATCGAGATAATGTGCATCTATAAGTATGGATCCATG TCCATGTCTTTTGAAGCCCACAGTCTCACTATCCCAACAGTCAGATGGCTTGGTCTCCTCCCTTCGGATATTAAAAG GTTAAATATACCTAAGGATAGTTTGATCCCACTGACAAAACATGACCAGATGAAGCTGGACAGTATCCTGAGGAGGCCTTACATTACCTACCAGCCCTTCTGGAAAAAGGAG ATGGAAATGATGGCAGACTCTAAGATGAAGGCAGAGATCCAAGCCTTGACCCTCCTGTCGTCAGACTATCTGTCCAGAGTGTACCTACCCAACAAGCTGAGGTTTGGAGGATGGATATAG